Proteins from one Ricinus communis isolate WT05 ecotype wild-type chromosome 9, ASM1957865v1, whole genome shotgun sequence genomic window:
- the LOC8280682 gene encoding CLAVATA3/ESR (CLE)-related protein TDIF produces the protein MDIDPFWSTGGWFIEITGSTFMAPAVPETSSSTRSQATLLFLGLFLFLVVPLLARPLDFPKRFMASTAELHPQQTKHTHPSSAAAVSTATISGSSSGQQFKAAAHEVPSGPNPESN, from the coding sequence ATGGATATTGATCCCTTCTGGAGTACTGGGGGGTGGTTTATAGAAATTACTGGTTCAACTTTCATGGCACCAGCTGTTCCTGAAACCTCATCGTCGACAAGATCACAAGCTACGTTGCTGTTTCTTggcctttttctcttcttggtTGTTCCTCTTCTTGCTCGTCCTCTTGATTTCCCTAAGAGATTCATGGCTTCAACTGCAGAATTGCATCCTCAACAAACAAAGCATACACATCCTTcttctgctgctgctgttaGCACCGCTACAATTTCTGGTTCTTCTTCAGGACAACAGTTTAAAGCAGCTGCACATGAAGTACCTAGCGGTCCAAACCCTGAATCCAACTAG